Proteins from one Clostridium cellulovorans 743B genomic window:
- a CDS encoding DUF2512 family protein, translating to MKHVRALLMKFAMTAIGLEIVVYLFSDLAFTDILYMSAFITIISYVIGDLLILPSTNNTIATIADAVLALAIIYAFDSLWGTMTISLLDALMSAALIAIGEWFFHKYISVNVLEKGRE from the coding sequence ATGAAACATGTTAGAGCATTACTTATGAAATTTGCAATGACAGCAATAGGCTTAGAAATTGTTGTCTATTTATTTTCTGATTTAGCTTTCACAGATATATTATATATGTCTGCTTTTATTACAATAATTTCTTACGTAATAGGTGATTTATTAATACTCCCTTCAACTAATAATACTATAGCTACTATTGCAGATGCGGTATTGGCATTAGCCATTATATATGCCTTTGATTCTTTATGGGGTACTATGACAATATCCCTATTAGATGCGTTAATGTCTGCGGCTCTTATAGCTATAGGAGAGTGGTTTTTTCACAAATATATATCAGTTAATGTTTTGGAGAAAGGAAGAGAATAA